The following are encoded together in the Amyelois transitella isolate CPQ chromosome 6, ilAmyTran1.1, whole genome shotgun sequence genome:
- the LOC106141122 gene encoding E3 ubiquitin-protein ligase TM129: MDVLITLFYMLFSICVVYPPTEFVAAGFTIAQLFENYLGSENVNFIGYHMKRITITALIHTMLPLGYVFSLWFGGAIGPWFLSSAAAAAIIPLLMCYKILCWWEYDRRKHPAVKPLLCYTEPGQDWRIVAASINVEYRSVDKVCVALTATSKFVATENWLIKVTQYGVNLVHQNDCALVATATDSHDLTPTDEDVVQYVNIEVIPSREDVKRFTFRISTTALRDLQPRLVSPVRVPEHISLLPTLIERFVSVFKQHVEQNPVYYVDEEVEQCIGCMQAQADVKLNRRCLPPPAHLEGGPPQCQQCNCRVLWCCSCMARWWASRAQGEAERWLAGRCSCPVCRAVFCLLDVSPVARSTEQM; the protein is encoded by the exons ATGGATGTCCTTATAACATTATTCTACATGCTATTCTCGATTTGCGTCGTTTACCCGCCCACGGAGTTCGTGGCAGCCGGGTTCACTATCGCGCAGCTGTTCGAAAACTACTTGGGGTcggaaaatgttaattttatcggATATCACATGAAGAGGATAACGATAACTGCTTTGATTCACACGATGCTGCCTCTTGGATACGTGTTTTCGCTGTGGTTCGGTGGTGCAATCGGGCCGTGGTTTCTGTCGTCGGCGGCAGCAGCTGCTATCATTCCGCTTCTGATGTGTTACAAGATATTGTGTTGGTGGGAGTACGACCGGAGGAAGCACCCGGCCGTGAAGCCGCTGCTTTGCTACACGGAGCCCGGACAAGACTGGAGGATTGTTGCTGCCAGTATTAATGTAGAATATCGAAG TGTGGACAAGGTGTGTGTTGCCCTGACGGCAACCAGCAAGTTTGTGGCAACGGAGAATTGGCTCATCAAAGTGACACAGTACGGTGTCAACCTCGTGCACCAAAATGACTGCGCTCTTGTGGCAACAgct ACCGACAGCCACGACCTAACACCAACAGATGAAGACGTAGTACAATACGTGAACATTGAAGTAATACCGTCCAGAGAAGACGTGAAGCGTTTCACCTTCCGTATCTCAACCACAGCATTAAGGGACCTCCAGCCACGCCTCGTGAGCCCCGTCAGGGTCCCAGAACACATCTCACTGCTGCCAACCTTGATTGAGAGATTTGTGAGCGTGTTCAAACAGCATGTGGAACAAAATCCTGTTTATTATGTGGATGAG GAGGTGGAGCAGTGTATCGGCTGTATGCAAGCCCAGGCCGACGTCAAACTCAACCGGCGCTGCCTACCGCCGCCCGCGCATCTCGAGGGCGGCCCGCCGCAGTGTCAGCAGTGTAACTGCAG GGTGCTGTGGTGCTGCAGCTGTATGGCGCGGTGGTGGGCGTCGCGTGCGCAGGGCGAGGCGGAGCGCTGGCTGGCGGGCCGCTGCTCGTGCCCCGTGTGCCGGGCCGTATTCTGTCTGCTCGACGTATCGCCCGTTGCCCGTTCCACTGAACAGATGTAG